A window of Tindallia magadiensis genomic DNA:
CTCCAATAGCTGTAGAAGAAGGACTAAGATTTGCGATCCGAGAAGGTGGCCGAACCGTAGGGGCAGGCGTTGTTGCTGATATTCACGAGTAAATCCTGGAGAAATGAAATGAAAAGCCAGGCGTTGCCTGGTTTTTCATTTGGAAAGAAATAAATAACATAAGAGAAGATAATAAGGATTGTTGACATCAGTTGATTAATATGGTATATTCTACCAGTTAAAGGGTTGAATGCCAGAGAAAGAGGCATAAGCATAGATGGGTTTTCAGGACAGGGAAAGCAAGTAGGGAGGTGTGAAAGAATGAGAGTAAAAGTGACATTGGCTTGCACTGAGTGTAAAAGAAGAAATTATCATACGATGAAAAACAAGAAAAACGATCCAGATCGAATGGAACTAAAAAAATACTGTAAATTTGACAGGTGCCACACCTTACACCGAGAAACAAAGTAATACCGGTGTGACCAAGAAATACGAAAAGGATGTGATGTGTGATGGCAACTCAGACGACAGCGACTGAAAAGAAACCACAGTCAATGGGGAAATACTTTAAAAGTTCAAAAGCTGAACTGAAGAAAGTTCATTGGCCAACACGGCCAGAACTCAAAAACCATACGGCCGTTGTAGTAGTTGTATGCGCAATTGCCACTGTCATTCTATGGCTGCTGGATACTGTCTTTGGTTTTGGGCTGAATCTTATTATTTGATTACAGAACAAAAAAACAGCGGTTAAGAGTGAAAAGGAGGGAACAGGTCATCACGTGTGATGCCTGGTATATATGACTGATGAAGCGAAATGGTATGTGGTGCACACCTACTCTGGCCATGAAAACAAAGTGAAAGTTAATATTGAAAAAATGGTTGAGAGTCGCAGTATGGAAGATGTAGTTATGGAAGTAAAGGTTCCCATGGAAGAAAAAGTGGAGATAAAAAATGGGAAAAAGAAGATTAAAGAATCTAAATTATATCCGGGATATGTGATCGTTAAGATGGTGATGACGGACGAATCCTGGTATTTAGTGCGTAACACACGAGGTGTTACGGGGTTTGTAGGTCCCAGTTCAAAGCCGGTTCCTTTGACGGAACAAGAGATAAGAAATATGGGAGTCGAAGTAGCGCGACAGGAGATCAACTTCAAAGAAGGCGATTCGGTTCGTGTTGTTAGTGGACCGTTTGAGAGCTTCATAGGAAGTATCGTTAAAATAAATATGGATAAGCAAACTTTCAAAGTTCTTATCAATATGTTTGGCAGAGAAACACCGGTGGAACTTGAGTTTCATCAAGTGGAATCCTTATAAGGTGTCCATTGGCTTAGAAATAATATCATTTTTGTAAGGAGGTGGAAAAATGGCGAAAAAAGTAGTTGGTCAGATAAAGCTTCAAATTCCTGCAGGAAAGGCAACACCAGCTCCACCAGTAGGGCCAGCTCTTGGTCAGCATGGTGTTAACATTATGGGTTTCTGTAAAGAATTTAACGCAAAAACAGCTGAACAGGCTGGGTTGATTATACCGGTTATTATTACGGTGTATGCGGATAGATCCTTTACCTTTATCACAAAAACACCACCAGCGGCTGTGTTGATCAAAAAAGCAGTAGGACTAGATAAAGCTTCTGGTGAACCAAACAAAAACAAAGTTGGTAAAATTAAGAAAGCACAACTTAAAGAAATTGCAGAGCTAAAGATGCCTGATCTAAATGCAGCGAATGTAGATAGTGCAATGAACATGATTGCTGGCACAGCGAGAAGTATGGGGATTGAAGTAGAAGAATAGTGAAGAAGTGGGAGACTTTAATGTCGTTAACACCACAAGGAGGTAAAGAATATGCCAAAAAGAGGAAAAAAATATCAAGACGCTATTAAAGCGCTGGATAAAAGTAAAATGTACGATATTAATGAGGCGGTCAGTCTACTAAAAAGCCTACCGACAGCAAACTTCGACGAAACAGTTGAATTGCATGCTAAACTAGGTGTAGACTCAAGACATGCGGATCAACAGGTTCGTGGAGCTGTTGTTTTACCCCATGGTACAGGTAAAACTAAAAAAGTATTAGTGTTTGCAAAAGGTGAAAAAGCAACAGAGGCTGAAAAAGCCGGCGCTGACTTTGTGGGTGCTGAAGATATGGTGGAGAAAATCCAAAAAGAAAATTGGTTTGATTTTGATGTTGTGGTTGCTACACCGGACATGATGGGTGTTGTTGGTCGTCTGGGACGTGTATTAGGACCAAAAGGTCTTATGCCAAACCCGAAATCTGGTACTGTAACTTTTGAAATAAAAAATGCTGTGGAAGAAATCAAAGCTGGTAAAGTCGAGTATCGACTGGACAAAACAAATATATTACATGTACCAGTAGGGAAAAAATCCTTTGATGAAGAAAAGCTACAGGAAAATCTGAAAGCACTTCTGGAGGCAGTAGTAAGAGCGAAACCTTCTGCTTCAAAGGGTCAGTACCTTAAAAGTGTTACTCTGACCAGCACAATGAGTCCTGGCATTAGAATAAATCCAACAAAAGTAATGTAAAAGATATAACTAAAATTGGATATTATGCCGTAGACCGCAGGGACAGAAAACTGTTTAAAAAACCTGCCGAGGCTTTTTCGGAATAGAGAAAAAGGCCTTCGTCTGCTTAAATGACAAAGGCTTTTGTTTCGTTAAAGCAGCAATGGATCAAAAGGAGGTGTATTTCATGTCAAAAGCAATAGAAAGAAAGAAAGCGGTTGTTGAAGAGATTGCACGAAAGTTAAACGATTCAGCATCTGCGATCCTGTACGATTATCGTGGCCTGACAGTTGAGGAAGTAACAGAGTTAAGAAGTAAATTTCGTGAGGCAGGCATAGACTATAAAGTGTATAAAAATACGCTTGTAAGCCGAGCAGCAGAAATGGCAGGCATGGATGATTTGAAAGAGGTGCTGACTGGACCCAATGCCATAGCGTTTAGTTATGAGGATCCAGTAAGTGCTGCGAAAATCGGAAGTGAATTTGCAAAAGAACATAAAAATCTTGAGTTGAAAGCCGGTATTGTAGAAGGTGAATTCTTCAACGAGGAACAAGTGAAAGAATTGGCTTCTATCCCATCAAGAGAAGTTCTTGTTGCGAAACTTCTTGGAAGCATTAAATCTCCTGTGGCCAACTTTGCTTATCTATTACAGGCGATTGTTGACAAACAAGAAGAAGCTAGTTAGAGTAGTGCGAATAAAAAATAAATATAATAATCAAGAATATATTATGGAGGTGTCGTAAATGACAATTGAGCAAATTATTGAAGCGATTGAAAATATGAAAGTAACTGAGTTAAATGAATTAGTTAAGGCGGCGGAAGAGAAGTTTGGAGTTTCTGCAAGTGCACCAGTAATGGTAGGTGGAGCTGCAGCGGCTGGTGGCGCTGCTGAAGAAGAGAAAACAGATTTTGATGTTATCCTTGAAAGTGCTGGATCTTCAAAAATAGGCGTTATCAAAGTAGTACGTGAAATCACTGGTCTTGGACTAAAAGAGGCAAAAGCCCTTGTTGATGAAGCACCGAAACCAATCAAAGAAGGTGTAGAGAAAGAAGAGGCAGAAAGCATTAAAGCTAAATTGGAAGAAGCTGGAGCAACGATAGAGCTTAAATAAAGATGCCTTGGATACATTGACCCGGAAAGCCCCTCTTGCCATAATGGAAGTAGAGGGGTTTTTTATACACTATATTTATATTGACACAAACCACTGGAATATGATAATATTATACATTGCATAAAACAGTATTTCTAAACCTAGAGTTACTTACCACCCTATTAAATGATAATTCCGTATACAACTACAAGGACAGTCTGTCTGATGTGTATGAAACGGGATTTTTCATTTCAAATATATATCCATCATGAACTGATAAGGAGTGAATCCCAGCATGCCTCATCCTGTCAAAAT
This region includes:
- a CDS encoding EF-Tu C-terminal domain-related protein; amino-acid sequence: PIAVEEGLRFAIREGGRTVGAGVVADIHE
- the rpmG gene encoding 50S ribosomal protein L33; translated protein: MRVKVTLACTECKRRNYHTMKNKKNDPDRMELKKYCKFDRCHTLHRETK
- the secE gene encoding preprotein translocase subunit SecE, with product MATQTTATEKKPQSMGKYFKSSKAELKKVHWPTRPELKNHTAVVVVVCAIATVILWLLDTVFGFGLNLII
- the nusG gene encoding transcription termination/antitermination protein NusG yields the protein MTDEAKWYVVHTYSGHENKVKVNIEKMVESRSMEDVVMEVKVPMEEKVEIKNGKKKIKESKLYPGYVIVKMVMTDESWYLVRNTRGVTGFVGPSSKPVPLTEQEIRNMGVEVARQEINFKEGDSVRVVSGPFESFIGSIVKINMDKQTFKVLINMFGRETPVELEFHQVESL
- the rplK gene encoding 50S ribosomal protein L11, coding for MAKKVVGQIKLQIPAGKATPAPPVGPALGQHGVNIMGFCKEFNAKTAEQAGLIIPVIITVYADRSFTFITKTPPAAVLIKKAVGLDKASGEPNKNKVGKIKKAQLKEIAELKMPDLNAANVDSAMNMIAGTARSMGIEVEE
- the rplA gene encoding 50S ribosomal protein L1 gives rise to the protein MPKRGKKYQDAIKALDKSKMYDINEAVSLLKSLPTANFDETVELHAKLGVDSRHADQQVRGAVVLPHGTGKTKKVLVFAKGEKATEAEKAGADFVGAEDMVEKIQKENWFDFDVVVATPDMMGVVGRLGRVLGPKGLMPNPKSGTVTFEIKNAVEEIKAGKVEYRLDKTNILHVPVGKKSFDEEKLQENLKALLEAVVRAKPSASKGQYLKSVTLTSTMSPGIRINPTKVM
- the rplJ gene encoding 50S ribosomal protein L10, with amino-acid sequence MSKAIERKKAVVEEIARKLNDSASAILYDYRGLTVEEVTELRSKFREAGIDYKVYKNTLVSRAAEMAGMDDLKEVLTGPNAIAFSYEDPVSAAKIGSEFAKEHKNLELKAGIVEGEFFNEEQVKELASIPSREVLVAKLLGSIKSPVANFAYLLQAIVDKQEEAS
- the rplL gene encoding 50S ribosomal protein L7/L12, whose product is MTIEQIIEAIENMKVTELNELVKAAEEKFGVSASAPVMVGGAAAAGGAAEEEKTDFDVILESAGSSKIGVIKVVREITGLGLKEAKALVDEAPKPIKEGVEKEEAESIKAKLEEAGATIELK